From one Caldithrix abyssi DSM 13497 genomic stretch:
- a CDS encoding TusE/DsrC/DsvC family sulfur relay protein, which translates to MPSKTIAGKTVEVTEDGFLVNPSDWTEEIAAELAKEEGIEELTDMHWKVIRFMREEFEKEGHIPTIRKIKNAGGVPIKDLYNLFPDGPAKKAAKIAGLGKPQGCV; encoded by the coding sequence ATGCCCAGCAAAACAATCGCAGGAAAAACCGTTGAAGTAACCGAAGATGGTTTTTTAGTCAATCCATCCGATTGGACTGAAGAAATCGCCGCAGAACTGGCCAAAGAAGAAGGCATCGAAGAACTAACCGACATGCACTGGAAGGTCATCCGTTTTATGCGCGAAGAATTCGAAAAAGAAGGTCACATTCCAACAATCCGCAAAATCAAAAATGCCGGCGGCGTTCCCATTAAAGATTTGTACAATCTTTTTCCGGATGGCCCGGCAAAAAAAGCGGCTAAAATCGCCGGCCTTGGCAAACCCCAGGGCTGTGTTTAA
- a CDS encoding DUF1641 domain-containing protein → MENKELALEIQKINEKLDVITRHLAEQEKRAREIEELKADLSLITKDMFDAAVEELQDVAHHFDTRDLVFLFKMLLRNVRPLTRLLQQVQSFDDLSQDLRPLGKQAFQQALETLDELDRKGYFAFFAEAVKIIDTVVTSFTVEDVRLLRENITTILITVKNMTQPQMLSAVNNALDFFQKLDMDVTEDISLLKIAREMNKPEIKRGIFFMLQFMKNVSIPKHPEN, encoded by the coding sequence AGAATTAGCATTAGAGATTCAAAAGATCAACGAAAAGCTGGATGTAATTACGCGACATCTGGCGGAACAGGAAAAAAGGGCGCGCGAGATCGAAGAGTTAAAGGCGGACCTTTCTCTGATTACCAAAGATATGTTCGACGCGGCCGTGGAAGAGCTGCAGGACGTGGCTCATCATTTTGACACGCGTGATCTTGTTTTTTTGTTTAAGATGTTATTGAGAAACGTACGTCCTTTAACGCGTTTGCTGCAGCAGGTTCAAAGCTTTGACGATCTCAGTCAGGATCTTCGTCCTTTAGGCAAACAGGCCTTTCAACAAGCGCTGGAAACACTGGATGAATTAGACCGCAAAGGCTACTTCGCCTTTTTCGCCGAGGCGGTCAAAATAATCGATACCGTTGTCACCAGCTTTACCGTGGAAGATGTGCGTCTATTGCGCGAAAACATTACAACCATTTTGATTACCGTTAAAAACATGACGCAACCACAAATGTTAAGCGCAGTGAACAACGCGCTCGATTTCTTTCAAAAATTAGACATGGATGTAACCGAAGACATCTCGCTGCTCAAAATTGCCCGCGAGATGAATAAACCAGAGATCAAACGCGGAATCTTTTTCATGTTGCAATTCATGAAAAATGTTTCCATCCCAAAACATCCGGAGAATTAA